GTTGGCGGGAAAAAATGCTGGAAAATCCACACGAAAGCTGGGTTAATACCCGCTCTCGCTTTATGATTAAATTTTTCTTTTTTAGCAATTTAGAACCTGTCGATCGTCTCAAATTATTGGGAAACCGCTTAATGGTTTGTCGATTGCGTCTGGAAAATTTGGAGATGGAACCTTTACCACCAGATATTTATCAAGCAACGGCATGGCAAAGACATTTTGCCATGCTCCAAGAAGAGATTGATTGGCTAACAGAGCAAATAGCCAAGGAGCAACAGAATAATTTGGTTCCGGGGATCGAAAGAAAAAGGGTGAGGGGGTGAAGAGGAGATGGAGAGATAGGGGATGGGAGAACGAGCAGATGAAAAAACTTACATCATTTCACTTAACCATTGTCACTTTGATTATTCTGATGGGGAGGCAGGGGGAAATATTAATAACGCGAAAGCAAGTGAATTGGTATTAGTTAATTTTTATAGTTCAGACTACATCCTTCACACTTTATCCTTCAGACTTCATCCTAATTATTCCTGTAATCCTTAAACTCTAAAAAATACTATGAATCAGCAACAAACTTCCGAATCGCTTAATGGGAAATCAGCAACTTCACCAGTTTTAGAACAAGACATTCCATTGAATCCAGAGACAGATGAAATTGCCGATCGACATCAAGCTGAGGCGGTTTTTGTACCAGAAAAAGCAGACAAATCCCCAGTAAAAAATATTATTTACACCGTTATAGCAGTAATTATCCTGCTAGCGGGTGGAGGTGCGGCTTGGCGTTGGTGGCAGTCTAATCAAACTGCGGCTCCTCCTCAAGCAGGGCAAGCTCAACCGATGCCAGTCCCTGTCAAATTGGCAACGATCGAAACTAGTACCTTACAAGACACTTCTGATTTCGTGGGGAGCCTGGAATCTCAGAGATCGGTACAATTGCGATCGGAAGCTGAAGGGCGAATCAGCCAAATTTACGTCAAAGCTGGGGATTTCGTGAGGCAAGGACAAATTATCGCTCGCATAGATAGCGCCCAAGTACAAGCTGCCATCCAACAGGAAAGAGCCAATATCCTTCGCGCTCAAGCTCGCTTGCAAGAACTCAAAGCCGGCAGTCGTCCGGAAGAAATTGCTAGAGCTAGAGCCAGCGTAGCAGAAGCACGAGCTCGTTTAACAGATGCTAGAGCAGGCTCTCGAACAGATGAAATTGACGCCGCGCGAGCCAGATTACAAGCTGCCGAAGCAGACGCCGCCCTCAAACAACAACGGCTGAAAAGATATGAAGAATTAAGAAGAGCGGGTGGAATTTCTCAAAATGCTTTAGACCAGTACGTTGCGGAAAACCGCAGCGCCGAAGCTATCGTGCGGGAAGCCAAAGCAAGCCTAGAGCGACTTAATCAGAGTAGGCAATCAGATGTTAGAGAGTTAACTGCTGCTTTAGAACAACAACAACAAGCTTTACAGTTATTGCAAAGCGGTACGAGAGCCGAGGAAATTGCTCAAGCAGAAGCACAAGTTGCTCAAGCACAAGCTCAATTAAGGGCGCAAGAAGTCCTATTGCGAAATACGGGGGTGAGTGCGCCTTTTGTCGGCACGATCGGTGATGTGCCAGCCAAACTAGGAGATTATTTGAGAAAAGGAGATATCGTAACCACTCTGACTCAAAATCAATCCTTAGACTTGCGGCTAGCAATTCCCGTAGAACGACAACCTCAATTAAGATTGGGATTGCCAGTTCAGTTAGAAGGTGTGGAGAATTCCTTAATCGGTCAAATTAGTTTTATTTCGCCAAAAGTCAATCCCGACTCTCAATCTATTTTGGCTAAAGCTACTTTTGATAACTCCCAAGGACAGCTACGAGATGGGCAGTTCGTAAGAGCAAAAGTAGTTTGGAACAATTATCCGAATACGATCGTAATTCCTACCACAGCAGTGGTTTTCCAGGGTCAAGATCGGTTCGTCTACGTAGCGAAAAAATTGTCGGATTCCCCACCGAGCGCTGCCGGACAACCCGCTCCCCAACCAGCCGCCTCTCCAAATCCTCAAGCACCACAAGCGCCACCACCTCCCACCATGAAAGCAAAACTGCAAAAAGTGGAAATAGGTTTAGTTAAAGGTGACCAAACCCAAATTGTCAGCGGTTTAGAAGCTGGTTCTCAAATAGTCGTATCTGGCACGCAAAAATTAGCAGATGGAGCACCTATCATGCCGATGCCATAGTAATTAGTCATTTTTCATTGGTCATTGGTTATTAGTCATTC
The sequence above is drawn from the Leptolyngbyaceae cyanobacterium genome and encodes:
- a CDS encoding PadR family transcriptional regulator, with translation MLELATLGLLLQEPLHGYRLKQQLELFMSSCISVNYGAIYPLLRRLEARGEIVTVVEEAGDAGPSRKIYAITPIGRSSWREKMLENPHESWVNTRSRFMIKFFFFSNLEPVDRLKLLGNRLMVCRLRLENLEMEPLPPDIYQATAWQRHFAMLQEEIDWLTEQIAKEQQNNLVPGIERKRVRG
- a CDS encoding efflux RND transporter periplasmic adaptor subunit; translated protein: MNQQQTSESLNGKSATSPVLEQDIPLNPETDEIADRHQAEAVFVPEKADKSPVKNIIYTVIAVIILLAGGGAAWRWWQSNQTAAPPQAGQAQPMPVPVKLATIETSTLQDTSDFVGSLESQRSVQLRSEAEGRISQIYVKAGDFVRQGQIIARIDSAQVQAAIQQERANILRAQARLQELKAGSRPEEIARARASVAEARARLTDARAGSRTDEIDAARARLQAAEADAALKQQRLKRYEELRRAGGISQNALDQYVAENRSAEAIVREAKASLERLNQSRQSDVRELTAALEQQQQALQLLQSGTRAEEIAQAEAQVAQAQAQLRAQEVLLRNTGVSAPFVGTIGDVPAKLGDYLRKGDIVTTLTQNQSLDLRLAIPVERQPQLRLGLPVQLEGVENSLIGQISFISPKVNPDSQSILAKATFDNSQGQLRDGQFVRAKVVWNNYPNTIVIPTTAVVFQGQDRFVYVAKKLSDSPPSAAGQPAPQPAASPNPQAPQAPPPPTMKAKLQKVEIGLVKGDQTQIVSGLEAGSQIVVSGTQKLADGAPIMPMP